CTGCTGCCCAGGAGTTCAGCCAGCCAGCAGCTCAGCCTGGTGTGACCCCCCGCCCAGAACATGCCAGCACGGTCGGATTTTCTATCCTAGCATTTTTTTCCACTCATTTTCCTTTGATTTCAATGAGATGTTCATGAGGTCAAAGAAAGGATATGAGGATGAATCAAGAGGATTTAGGAAAAAACAACTACTGTCTCAAAGCAAAACactcgccaaaatgcaacctagtgtctaaaagcataattacgaCGTAAGCGCCACCTTTAAGATTGACCATATTTTCGTCAAATCTGTTGTTTTTTCCgctcgccgccatcttgccagtcaagtagtgagttgttcaaaacctttctttttagtaaactttgAGTCTACAGTACAAAAAgagaccctaggttgcattttggtgAGAGTTTTGCTTTAAAAGAATCTGACTCTACTTACAGTACATAAGGTGAGTCTTATTGACGTATTCCACCTTGATCGTTTTTTTGTTACCTGGTACCTTTCCTTTCTTAAAGGATGCTTCAACGTACCCTATACAAAAGGAGATGTGAAATGAAGCATTAAAGCACCTACAAACATTTAGAGAATCTGAACAGTTTTTAAGATTGCTTAATAGTGTGTGTCATTCATGCTCTGTAGGAACCTTTCTAGAAAGGGCAAAACCTATAACAGTCCGATAATGGGCACTACCAAACTTTTCTTTTCTAAAGAAAAGAAGTTGTTTCTAAAGTACTTTTTCATGTAGAATTAAGTTCTGCTTGGGACATTTTTGTATTGCGCATAGTTAATGAGATAATTTGCGTGGAGATGATTCTTCATTCTCCCTGATCCATTCTTCACAGTCTGAGGCAAATGGTTCCTGGCATTGTCAACCTGGAATTTGAAACATCATGAAACATCCTGAAATAATCCAGACTGCCAGTGTTATCCATGGcattccatgctatccatgacTATtcatcaattttttttttttttatgcatgcCAATTACACTTATTCAAAGGTACCATCTGTCATTCTAAGCAATTTGTAATCAGTGACACTTTTTTGGCATATTCAACAAATATCTCCTCACAATCCGCTAGCTCGCCATtctgttacaaaaaaaagaaacactacATTATTTGGTTTATCGTTATTTTTGTATTATAATCCTTTTTCCAAAAAAGTTTGGATGCTGTCTCAAATGATCTTCAAAGCTCATAAGTAAAGATGAGCAGGTATTGTACTGTGTGGCAAAAATGGAACAATTTAGGAAAAAGGTCCTCAACgtaaaattacaaaaaaattgGGGTTGTCATGTATTGTAAAGAATATCATTACAATTACATTCCGAGAATCTAGACAAATCTCTGTATGCAAGGGACAGGGCTGGAAAACAATACTGGATAAAAGATGGTTGGTAGTTGGTAACTTTTTTGGTGAAGTAGTGTATTTGGATGCTGAAAAGTAACAAAAATCAAGTTTGCAACAAGTATCTGTGGGATCAATATTATCAAATTTGAATATTTTGTGGACACAGCCGAATTATAAATGCATGTCTTTGAAAAAGTACTAGCATCAACTGAGGGAAGTTGGTAGTGACCCTTATCGGATTGTTCTAGGGTTTGCACTGCTTACTCTAAGCCAAAAATACAACCGAATGCAACCAGTGACTTTACAAAAGTGACATTCAGATCACGTCACTTGGGTGCAATAACCACCAAGATCTCAACACTAGTGCCACCTACAGGACCACGACCAATCACCTAGCAGAATACCATtgatcaaagtaggcctataagaTACCATGGCTAATGGTGCATTCAGggcacttcggaatgacaaggaccgcccccgtggctactttgtttttccgacagcaagtgttaatgtgctttgccgtcggaatgtgtgacaaacacggatgccacaacaaaggttaaaacataggctacactcctaaacaaacaactgtatttgcttaaaatgtagtgtaagacgcttgtgaaagaaagatatgcagctttcaagtgacaaaaacgacaaattcccaagttcacattaaaactgctggacatgaaaggccacatggactacaaacgaactacaacgtgacgacaaaagtgatgacgagcccctaactggcaactgggcaactctgttagcaaaatcagagcccgtctacggagagcccattgtaccgaattttggttgcagttccaccagatttccactgggggcgatcgccatgagtgcagaatgaatgggagtcaatggagctagacggctaaatttgtctctttcacctgattgtcgttgacaaatctcagatttgattgtagtttgtataacttcaatatgggttataggtcaaaagttgaacgaacgagtacttatgtccttttgttttcttacaggttgggtcgttgttgcccataacacgctagcattgtgttaatgagtgacgtcattgacacgtttgaacggctttttaaaaaatataatactcgaccaagtgtattttctttgcctccccattcgaatacaatattcaaatgacttgaaaaaaaaatagggctcctacacattttccatttcaaaattccatactttttccatactcaaatttcaaaactttcaaAAAAAATTCTGACCATATTCGACATTGCGGCCACTTCTGGTTTGGGATAACTCGGTGAAAACAAAGGTATGGACaactgaagtgaattaaaaatgacacttaatattcGTCCATTTAGCTGGGTCATTTTTAGTTGTATCTTGATGATGGGGACTGACAGTTACACTACACAACAGTAGtaatggttcattatgacccGAGTTAAGTGATTAGTACTGCaaatgcaatagtctggaaaaacaaatatttctccatacccttgtttcttttttccatacttatccagacctggaaataactaaaatcaaattccatacttttccaggttttccatactgcgtaggaaccctgagtggattttgaggggtacagctccatagacctccatgcattctgcactcgtggacgagcgccctcatgtggaactaCAGAAGGAACTGCATCCAGTTCAGAAACCAGAAGTTTTCCttgagtggcagttctccccttattagacattctctggcaaaatctagccccagttcccgacctctgactcacacattacgtgacgtgaatgacgcggaatgatgatgttttcactcggaaaaaggtttttccgaagcccattaACGCTAGGTACGCTAGGCCTTATGACAGTCATCTCCAGTGTCATCACTTGGATTACCCTTTGGTATATATAATAGTCAGTCACTGGTTTGAGTATGTGCCACCAGACACACTTTGGGAAGATTAAGCAGTGGCAAAAAACAACCTACATGAAGTACCAGCAAATGCAACTTTGGAGTGTTCATGAAAGACCTTTGTGAATTAAGAAACTAAACAGCAAAATGGCTAGAGTCCTCCAGGTCAAACCGcttcattaaaaacaaaaaataatccAGACACTAGCTCTTGATTGATAATGATGATATATCATGCATTGCTGCTTTCAAATAGATGCAAGATACTGCTTAGAAAGTGCACTGAAGAAATTATTGGAGAACCAGTCTTTTATTGCCTACAAATTCAGACATCTCCACACCCACTTTCACAAAGTGAAATTTTGTCAAGAGACAGAGCCATGCATTTTATTCGAACTATTTCAATATTACATAAATCACATTTTCTAGGCATCACATTTTGTTCGATGGCATTTTGTTAATTGTTTTTAAGTACAGCTTAAGTATTAGCaacaataaaagaaaaaaatttaGCATGTTTGTGATTGTATAGGCCTATTGCTTACACTTTTGATTATTATATTCTAAAAGGTGAGACTCTCAGGCACTGAATGTTGACATGTTGGAATGTATAAAAATGTCAAAGCAGAGCTCTTACTTAGTGTCATCTCACTGATGTAATACAAAAGAGAAATCACATGGGGACACTCACAATTTGCCTGTTTTTTTGCCCCATTTTTTCATTCCTCAGTTTAGGCACTATACGAAACCTACGTTGTTGATAGCGCAAGTcattcagaaaaatgtgcatgcTGTTAAACAATGGGGTTTTGTGACCGTTCTGTGACCAGAATAAACTGATGTTGTGATGGAACAATGTGGCTTCTCTTTTAGACTACCGTTAGAGCCCTCTTGACTAACCAAGTTAAGTTCTTTCGCAATGTCAAAGTAAGCCAGCATTAAAAACATACAGATGCACAATACACACATTGATGCACAAAGCAAAGTAAAGCACCAATGTATCCGATTTTAGACTGGCATTGTGATAACTTCATGATTACAAATAAACTGATAGATACCGGTAAATTGCAATTGCTATTTTAGTCTGAATTATCAGAATCTACATGGCTACCTGAGGAGTCTTGTGTTTTTGAAATGCAAGACTTCTTCAATAAAATCTAGCCCTTGATGTGGCGCACCGGAGGGACCATGGTGGCGTAGGCGGACAGCTTTCATTCATTCGGCCAACCCATACTTGGTCTTCATCTCCTCTACCAAGGCAATGTAGGCCTTCATAGCATCTTCTTTGCTCATCCCTGTAAATCAAAGGAGCAGCATAGCCAATACAGGAAATCACTCTAATTCATTAACATAATGCAATTAATACCAACGCATTACTCCAAAGTAAGTATTAACCTTTCTTGGTTTCCCAGGCATCCCATTTAGACTTCCCTGCGAAGTCTAACATTCCTGGACGGCCTGTAATAATGATCAAACAGGTTATGTCCACATAAAGTCAATCAGATAAGGCATTTCTGGCATTCTAGTGGTAAGAACAGACTATGACGCCAGATCAGTGCATCATTGTGTAAGATTTcaacagtggtggaggaagtactgaacctcagtacttaagtaaaagtacaaatacacagagaaatatttactttagtaaaagtaaaagtaccacaatgacaaccctacttaagtaaaagtacctgcttttaaatgtactttaagtattaaaagtaaaagtatttgcataatgatttattctcttaatatctatattctaaaaggaaaaatcagtatgggctgtggcattttaattaacctagttttaggttatactcgactagatagttttaagttaatgcaattgtccttaccatctgtggcccagtttacattctgacctacaattctagagactgtaattctggttatctactagggtgatctgctgagtaatatcattcagcaaaacacgagagcctgaagtttaacggggtagacgagggaaacgtcgggtggatcataatgccaattatgctgattgaacagaaaagttgctgagaaaggtgtctttatgattaagttcagtttcacttgcgcagacgcatagacattgaatgagcgctcacgttactaccccccaattgtaggctatgcatctttatttaatcacacacaattaaggaatatttcctaatctggaaaatgttacgttttttccggccaccggttcattaatagtctaccattcatttgtgccgcaaatgatcagacgtgtgacagaagcatgggcatagcctgtaacttcgctgatccgcggatagcaatctcatcggagaggaggccctaacgctgcagataacagacagagaaaggcacagaacacagttgcatgtacagtgtagccatgggtctggtgaatatagcctaccgaatgcagatggctacaagctcacgctttgcctggtctagactagaagcttatgtttctaagaatgcacgtagcgctccagaatctttggtagcaaccccccggtaaaacaaacgtgtttgtcaagagaaaaaaaaaactgatcataaaatgtatcgtaaaaaggaacgatggtgttgtagaaatgtagcggagtaaaagtacagataattgctgtaaaatgtaacgaagtaaaagtcaaaagtatgcactataaattttacttaagtaaagtacaaatacgtggaaaatttacttaagtacagtaacgaagtatttgtacttcgttacattccaccactggatTTCAATACAATCTAAGAAATACAACCAGCCTAGAAAACACAGAATCTCTTAAGACAATATTCGCTATAATATAAACTGTGGTCGTTTAAATCAACACTGTAACCGCGTCTTGAAATGTATCACACCAACCAACTTCTGATCGTATTTAGTATCCTATAACTTTGCAGTGACCCAATACTGGAATGCATCCAATCGCGTCGCTACTCCCCTTGGTAAGAATAGGCAACCTATGCCCTAGTTTTTGCATTGCGAAAGAGGGTCATTAGACTGAAATCGAATTGGCCTTATTCTGATAATGACTTTGTATATTTTAAAGGTTAAATGTTCATATTTCCCATTAAAGTTGATAATAACAATCTCACTCGACACGTTTACCACGACCCCCGCTGACAGAAGAATCCAACAACGATCATGTACGGGCTCATGCAAAATTCTCTCTCATGTCATGCAAACTTACTTGTGTTCACATCCCCCACTGTGGCTTGCTTGTACAATGAATAGATCTGCAGAAGTTCGGTATTGTCAGGCTGTGTTTTCAGCTTCTTCACCAGCTCCGCGGCCTGATTgaaatcttcctagtagatcatacaacaaaaaaaaaatgtaataataGCATTCTGCGTATACAAATGTGTTAGTCGAATAAGTTAACGTAAGCTACATTGGCGATTTATTAAAGCTATTCATATTGTTTTGCATAATTTTTACATAATTGGCGGTCTAATAATCTGTTAGATACTGTAAATGAGAGTGGACGAAACGTTATCTAGCTGAGATCATGCATGCTAGGCCTAACTAACGTTATCTCATTCTCAGACCGGTAACGTTTACGTTATTCGACTACATAAAGCTTTATAATATTGTGTTGAACTTAGATCTACAATAAATTATACGCCAAATTAGTAGCTACACTGTCCTAAATGAGACCTAACGTCAAACAAATCAGGTTATTTGCAGATGTGACTCACTTGAGACATGTTGCCGTGTCCAACGTTTCTTTCAAAACCACATGCAAGGAATCAGGAAGTGACAATAAATGCAAATGGGAGGGGAGAAGGAAGTGCAATGGGTGAAGTACCGCAGACCAACCACACGAGGGCAGGAGATACTAACTTTATTTTTCACGATTGACACGAACGAATACTATGATCTGAATTAGGCAAGCATAAATCAGAAACTTCACAAGCATTGTTTGAATGGTAAAGTGCAAAGACTAGGAAAGCATATCATTGttatgtagattttttttttttacaaatcatATACATTAATAGCAGAAACATTCAATTCAATAGTATACAATAGTAAATCATATGTAATCAAAGCATTTCATGTCTGTACCAAAGACGTAAGAAATATAACAGCAGGCAAGCCCTAGAAGTAGGCAAGTTTACAAAAGCTTCACTTTGATTGGAACAGATAGTGCAGGAACAGGTTTGGCATTGCATTAGGCTAACAGTTTAACAGTAAACTATTCATCATTTAAATACAAGGACATATTTCAAAACTAAATGTAACTGACTAGTAGACTGGCCTACTGGAGTTTCCCCAACAACTGTCCCAGATAAATCACCATGCCAActagggatgtagtggtaaaataagaggtgggtaaactatgatttCTGTGATCACAGTGAGGTGAGACCATggcatgcggtatcagattttttaaaaaggcattcagaacatatttgttgatggtggaggttatagtccaatgtttataacaataccagtggtattaaatggttcctagagtgtacatattgtgaatgcaGATAATGCAGTgtaatttttgaatgttaaaagttgcaattggtgaataaactcttttgagagctggataaactctatttctgaaatttcagaggtggataaactgtttacttgcgtttagcctccactacatccctgatatGGTTAGCCTAGACATGGTTAGCCTAGAACCTGTGACCTGCATGTGACATATGACAGCATTAGATAGGTGACCCAGGTGAATCAAAATGTGGAGAAGGGGAGCTAGTCAATCAAATTCTACACTGGATTGTATGTGTCCCATGTGACATCACAACACGCCTCCTTGGTATAGTTTCCAGCCCCTCAGCAAAGTCAGTGCTCTGCGTTGACCTCTCACTTGGAGCGATGGGAACCGACAGATGTGACCGCGGCGGGCGACTGCGCCGAGGCCACCGATGCAGAGCTGGTGCTTCGAAACGAACCCCCTCTCACAATGCAGATAGTCCGAGGCTCTGGTGAGGATGGCTATCGCTCTCACGCCACGCTTCAGTCCTCAAATAACCCCAGGACCGCACGACTGACCACGGCCTAGTCCGGCTACGGGCACGGCTGGAGGGCCGGCACTTGCTAGTCTCCTGATGTGGAGCAGAAGCCACGTGCAGCAGTTGGACAGTGAGACCTGGCCGTGTACAACATCATATAGCTACACTAACAGCAGCACAGCAAGTTGTTCTTAATGAATCTCAGATATTCTGGTGATTAGGATATAAGGCCTAAAATACAATCATTTGTTCTTACACAACCCAACACGGTGAGCTTTTGGCATCAGTAATAAATAACAATCTGAAAAAACAACTTCATCCTTGCTATTTTTAGATAGGCACTTATAATAGTTATTATAGCAGGTGTGTCATTTCCTCATTTCTTTGGATGACTGTCGTTTGCTTGTAGTGAAGTTTTTGCCAAGCTACCTTTGATGATCACAGAAGTCTCTAGTCTCTGACATACTGAAACTCATTAATATGAGCAAAAGTGTCAAAAGTGCCCAATTAAATGgtcatggttatggttatggaatttGGCACGCATTTGTCCAATGCGTTCACTGGCTGTGCTGCAGGTTTAGACAAGGCACTGTGTGCAGTATGGGTCTTGAATGATTGAACGTttacacaaaaaaaatcataattgtttttaaacacTGTGTTCTTTCCGACAACAAGTGATTCATTGTCCCACAACAGGTTTTTTTTATCATTCAGAAAAATCCTCCTACAGCAGCTAAAATAACACCAGTAGATGCCACAAGAGGGCTATTTGGGGCTTGGACAAAAAAGGAAGTAACTGACCAAACTCCTACAGGAATTGTGCCAGTGCGGTGAAGGATATGAAAATACCAGTACCTCTGTCTCAAAAATACTACATTATGTATATCGCTATGTAACATCTCAACATACACCAATGTCCAGTTTTACTTTGCTCTCTTCTTATGTCTcttacacagacagatacacacacacacactccctcacacacacgcacacacacaggtctcagACGTCACTGATGT
The Alosa sapidissima isolate fAloSap1 chromosome 23, fAloSap1.pri, whole genome shotgun sequence genome window above contains:
- the dbi gene encoding acyl-CoA-binding protein; translated protein: MSQEDFNQAAELVKKLKTQPDNTELLQIYSLYKQATVGDVNTSRPGMLDFAGKSKWDAWETKKGMSKEDAMKAYIALVEEMKTKYGLAE